Sequence from the Thermithiobacillus tepidarius DSM 3134 genome:
GCCGGCCATCAGGCGCAGGCGGCCCCGGCGGTCGAAGATGTAGGTGCCGGCCGTGTGGTCCATGGCGTAGCCCGCCGCGGAGCCGGACGGCTGCTTTTTGTAGTAGACGTGGAAGTTCTTGGCGGTCCTGGCGATGGCCGCCGGGTCGCCGTAGAGCCCGAGGAAAGTGGGATCGAAATAGGGCACGTACTCGGCCAGTGCCGCCGGCGTGTCGCGCTCGGGGTCCACGGTGACGAAGAGCACCTGCACATCCTGCGCCGCCGACCCCAGTTTCTTGCGCACCTGCGCCAGCTCGGCCAGCGTGGTGGGACAGACGTCGGGACAGTGGGTGTAGCCGAAGCTCATGAGCACCACCTTGCCCCGGAAGTCGGCCAGGCGGCGCGGCTGGCCGTGGTGGTCGGTCAGGCGGAAGTCGGCATCGTAGCCGGCTTGGCTGATGTCGGTGGACTGGAACGGCTGCGGCGCGGGCTGCGGCTTTTCGGTACAGCCGAAGAGCGCGGCGCAGAAGACGGCAACGGCGAGCAGGGAACGCATCACGACGACTCCACGGGCGGGGAACGGAAATGTTCCCGACATTCGGCTCCATTATCCGCCATTTTGGTGCCGCCGAAAAAGACGCCCGCTGCCCAGGCCAGGGTGGTGAGGGCGGTCAGGAGCAGGAGCGCCCAGCCGAGTAGGGTCTGTTGATCCACCAGATAGCTGTTGCACAGGCGCACCGGGGCTACCAAGTACAGCCAGCCCATGACGGCCAGCATGGAAATGAGGTTGGCCCAGACGAAGCCGCGTGCCACCGGATGCAGCCGTGGCCAGCTCAAGGCCAGTGGCACGCCGGCCAAAAGCGGCAGGGACAGGAACTTGGCGGCCTCCATCAGGGGCTCGCCCAGCGCGGCGTCCAGGGAACGGGGCAGCATCCAGAAGCTCAGGGTGAAGCTGGCCAGCAGGATGCCCGCGATGCCGCCGCGATTGCCGCCCCGCAGGCACCGCGGCCAGCGCCGGGCCGCGGCCGGACCCAGCAGATGGCCGGCCACGACCAGGAGGGGGATCTGCACCAGCATGTGGCCGAGCATGTGGCCCTCCAGCCAGGCGGCCACCAGCGGCAGCGCCAGGATGCCGAGCAGGGCCAGGCCCGCCTCCGTGCGGCGCACGGACAGGGTGCCGGCGCTCATGGCAGAGTCCGCGCCCGGCGCAGGGCGCCCGGCACGTCGCCGGGATCGTGGATGGCGGCCAGGCGCCCGCCGCGGTTCAGCACGTGGATCGCCGCGTTGTGCTCGAAACCGCCGTAAGTGTCGGGAATCACGGTAACGCCGAAAGCCTTGAGCAGCGCCTGCAGCTGGACGGGGTCATTGATGCGGGCGATGCGCCAGCGCCGGCCGTCGGCGCCGTAGCGCCGGGCGTAATCCCGCAGGCGGGCCGGATCGTCATGGCGGGGATCGAAGCTGATGCTGAGCAGTACCACGTCCGCCCTCCCCTGCGCTGGCAGGCGTCGGTAGAGCTGCTGGAAGCTCGCCCCCAGGGAGGAACAGACCGTCAGGCAGCGGGTGTAGATGAACTCCACCAGCACCACCCGCCCCTGATAGTCCTGCAGCCGGAACGCGCGGCCGTCCTGATCCTGCAGGACGGCCGCGGGGAGCGTCCGCGGCCTTTCCTGCACGGCCAGGCGGCGGGCGCCTTCCGCGGTGAAGGCGCGCAGCCCGTCCGTGCCCAGCCAGAGGCTCGCCGTGCCCAGCGCGCACACGGCGAGCACGGCGAGCACGCTACGCATGGCGCGCCGCGCCCAGGCGCGGCAGGCTCAGCAGGAAGCGCGCCACGAAGACCAGCACCGCGGCCACCACCAGCGCCACGAATACCGAGGCGATGCGGTCGTAGGGCACCCACTCGGGCAGGTGCACCGCGTAACGGCGCGGCACGCTCTCCTTGCCGGAGTAGAGGAAGCTGAACACGAAGCCCAGGGCGCCCAGCAGGTAGAGCCACAGGCTGGCGCGGTCCAGGCCGGTATCCGCGGCCTGCCCGGATTTGAGCAGGTAGTACATGAAGCCGAAGAACATGGAGACCACGCCCAGCAGCAGGTAGAAGTGGAAATGGCCGGGCACCCACAGGGTGTTGTGCATCACTTGGTTGATGACGATGGTGCCGTCCACGATGGCCGGCACCACGCCGCCGGTCCAGCCGAACATGGACAGGAAGAGCAGGCCCGAGGCCATGTCCCATCGGATGCCGGAGCGGTAGACGATCATCAGCGCGCCGTAGGCGGTGACCACCAGCACCGGCAGGCCGTTGAGGTAGGAGATGATCTGCCCCATCAGCAGCATCCACTGCGGCATGGCGTAATCCATGAGCAGGTGATGGGGATAGATGATGATCACCAGCACGGTCGAGACGGTCCAGGCGGCCAGGAAGACCCGGTTCGCTTTCCAGGGCCGATTGGTGTAGCGCGGCAGGATCTCGT
This genomic interval carries:
- a CDS encoding SCO family protein, with protein sequence MRSLLAVAVFCAALFGCTEKPQPAPQPFQSTDISQAGYDADFRLTDHHGQPRRLADFRGKVVLMSFGYTHCPDVCPTTLAELAQVRKKLGSAAQDVQVLFVTVDPERDTPAALAEYVPYFDPTFLGLYGDPAAIARTAKNFHVYYKKQPSGSAAGYAMDHTAGTYIFDRRGRLRLMAGYGSGADVIAHDVKLLLAEQGG
- a CDS encoding SCO family protein encodes the protein MRSVLAVLAVCALGTASLWLGTDGLRAFTAEGARRLAVQERPRTLPAAVLQDQDGRAFRLQDYQGRVVLVEFIYTRCLTVCSSLGASFQQLYRRLPAQGRADVVLLSISFDPRHDDPARLRDYARRYGADGRRWRIARINDPVQLQALLKAFGVTVIPDTYGGFEHNAAIHVLNRGGRLAAIHDPGDVPGALRRARTLP